The following proteins are encoded in a genomic region of Cellulomonas sp. ES6:
- a CDS encoding carbohydrate ABC transporter permease: MATVTPPHATSPVPGPAAGDLAPAAQPAPEPRARSGRRAGRRRAAWLTQTGRVLLGLVFVGPLLFLFVSSLKPDLQIFADLGSWRAFLPVGDISLDNYTAVFDRVPFARLLLNSIGISAVTVALGLVINSLAAFGLARLRWRGKQLVLTAIIATLIVPFETLALPLVWWVNKLPSLRLEGFHLELTQGWLDTYQVQVIPFLANAFSIYLFYQYFTSIPTELDEAARMDGAGWFRIYRRVVMPLSGPAVATVAILTFLPAWNSYLWPLMVVQSEELRPVMIGIQYFFQLNVSWGQIMAYASMITLPVLALFLAFQKAFIGSIASSGVKG; this comes from the coding sequence ATGGCCACCGTCACGCCCCCGCACGCCACCTCGCCGGTGCCCGGCCCCGCCGCCGGGGACCTGGCGCCCGCCGCGCAGCCCGCCCCGGAGCCGCGCGCCCGCTCCGGCCGGCGGGCGGGCCGCCGCCGCGCCGCCTGGCTCACGCAGACCGGGCGGGTGCTGCTCGGCCTGGTGTTCGTCGGGCCGCTGCTGTTCCTGTTCGTGTCCTCGCTGAAGCCCGACCTGCAGATCTTCGCGGACCTCGGGTCCTGGCGGGCGTTCCTGCCGGTCGGGGACATCTCGCTGGACAACTACACGGCGGTGTTCGACCGGGTGCCGTTCGCCCGCCTGCTGCTCAACTCCATCGGCATCTCCGCGGTCACCGTGGCGCTCGGGCTCGTGATCAACTCGCTCGCCGCATTCGGACTCGCCCGGCTGCGGTGGCGCGGCAAGCAGCTCGTGCTCACCGCGATCATCGCGACGCTCATCGTGCCGTTCGAGACGCTGGCCCTGCCGCTCGTGTGGTGGGTGAACAAGCTCCCGAGCCTGCGCCTGGAGGGCTTCCACCTGGAGCTGACGCAGGGCTGGCTCGACACGTACCAGGTGCAGGTGATCCCGTTCCTGGCCAACGCGTTCTCGATCTACCTCTTCTACCAGTACTTCACGTCCATCCCGACGGAGCTCGACGAGGCCGCGCGGATGGACGGCGCCGGGTGGTTCCGCATCTACCGCCGCGTGGTGATGCCGCTGTCCGGCCCGGCGGTCGCCACCGTCGCGATCCTGACGTTCCTGCCCGCCTGGAACTCCTACCTGTGGCCCCTGATGGTCGTGCAGTCCGAGGAGCTGCGTCCCGTGATGATCGGCATCCAGTACTTCTTCCAGCTCAACGTGTCGTGGGGGCAGATCATGGCCTACGCCTCGATGATCACGCTGCCCGTCCTGGCGCTGTTCCTGGCGTTCCAGAAGGCGTTCATCGGGTCCATCGCGTCCTCGGGGGTGAAGGGCTGA
- a CDS encoding sugar ABC transporter permease, protein MALATGAARLRPRSAARRPSRGGTRTSRGHEARTAAWMVAPAATLLVVFLVVPVVLAFVLAFTNARLISPRPASFVGLHNFATLWGDPVFWASLRNTVVFAAVVVPVQAGLALVLALLVNAKVRGTNIFRTLYFVPVVTSMVVVSLLWRFLYQKDGLLNAMITVVHPSYQPVDWLNDTRTALPAIILMSIWQAVGFHMIIWLSGLQTIPGELYEAGDLDGATGWKRFRYITWPCLAATRTFILITITIAALSLFTQINVMTQGGPLDSTTTVVYMAVRTGYQQLATGYASAISLVFFVLVLVVSGVQRFLTRDKD, encoded by the coding sequence ATGGCCCTCGCCACCGGAGCCGCGCGCCTGCGACCGCGGTCCGCCGCGCGCCGCCCGTCCCGCGGCGGCACGCGCACCAGCCGCGGGCACGAGGCACGCACCGCCGCCTGGATGGTGGCGCCCGCCGCCACCCTGCTGGTGGTGTTCCTCGTCGTGCCCGTGGTGCTCGCGTTCGTCCTCGCGTTCACCAACGCCCGGCTGATCTCCCCGCGGCCGGCCTCGTTCGTCGGGCTGCACAACTTCGCGACCCTCTGGGGCGACCCGGTGTTCTGGGCGTCGCTGCGCAACACCGTGGTGTTCGCCGCCGTGGTGGTGCCGGTGCAGGCCGGCCTGGCGCTGGTGCTCGCGCTGCTGGTCAACGCGAAGGTCCGCGGCACGAACATCTTCCGGACGCTGTACTTCGTGCCGGTCGTGACGTCGATGGTCGTGGTGTCGCTGCTGTGGCGGTTCCTGTACCAGAAGGACGGGCTGCTCAACGCGATGATCACGGTGGTCCACCCGTCGTACCAGCCGGTCGACTGGCTCAACGACACCCGCACCGCGCTGCCGGCGATCATCCTCATGTCCATCTGGCAGGCCGTCGGCTTCCACATGATCATCTGGCTGTCCGGCCTGCAGACGATCCCGGGCGAGCTCTACGAGGCCGGTGACCTGGACGGCGCCACCGGCTGGAAGCGGTTCCGGTACATCACGTGGCCGTGCCTCGCGGCGACCCGGACGTTCATCCTCATCACCATCACGATCGCCGCGCTGAGCCTGTTCACGCAGATCAACGTCATGACGCAGGGCGGGCCGCTGGACTCCACGACGACCGTCGTCTACATGGCCGTGCGCACCGGCTACCAGCAGCTCGCCACGGGCTACGCCTCGGCGATCTCCCTCGTCTTCTTCGTGCTGGTGCTCGTCGTGTCGGGCGTCCAGCGCTTCCTCACCCGGGACAAGGACTGA
- a CDS encoding extracellular solute-binding protein translates to MSRHTVRRLAAASVAACSLVALTACSSGSSGGSGDGPTTIALWTHNGGNDAELAANQQIVDDFNASQSDYRVELEAFPQASYNDAVVAAASARKLPCVLDIDAPNVPNWAWAGYIQPLGLPDDELDGQLPSTIGEVDGDVYAFGHYDVALAFFTRASALEAVGARVPTTDDPWTRDELETVLDDLQATGQYDYPLDLGTGGTGEWITYAYSPFLQSAGGDLVDRDGYTTADGVLNGDAALDWAGWMQGLVADGHIAARSGEDATADFVNGKSAILYSGSWAYDTVTDAFGDDAVVIPPVDLGEGPAIGGGSWQWAMSAQCEDVDGARAYLEFSHQAEYVQALAEATGTIPATDEAAAAMTDYAAGGAKEVFRTFSQDYAVVRPVTPAYPYITSVFQKATQDILSGGDPATILDKAVSDIDNDIAQNGDYAF, encoded by the coding sequence GTGTCTCGTCACACCGTCCGGCGCCTCGCAGCCGCCAGCGTAGCCGCCTGCTCCCTCGTCGCCCTGACCGCCTGCTCCTCCGGGTCGTCCGGCGGCAGCGGCGACGGCCCCACCACCATCGCCCTGTGGACCCACAACGGCGGCAACGACGCCGAGCTCGCCGCGAACCAGCAGATCGTCGACGACTTCAACGCGAGCCAGTCCGACTACCGCGTGGAGCTCGAGGCGTTCCCGCAGGCGTCCTACAACGACGCCGTCGTGGCCGCCGCGTCCGCCCGCAAGCTGCCGTGCGTGCTCGACATCGACGCCCCCAACGTCCCGAACTGGGCGTGGGCCGGCTACATCCAGCCGCTCGGGCTGCCCGACGACGAGCTCGACGGGCAGCTGCCCAGCACGATCGGCGAGGTGGACGGGGACGTGTACGCGTTCGGCCACTACGACGTCGCGCTGGCGTTCTTCACGCGCGCCTCGGCGCTCGAGGCGGTCGGCGCCCGCGTGCCCACCACCGACGACCCGTGGACCCGCGACGAGCTGGAGACGGTGCTCGACGACCTCCAGGCGACCGGGCAGTACGACTACCCCCTGGACCTCGGCACCGGCGGCACCGGCGAGTGGATCACCTACGCCTACTCGCCGTTCCTGCAGTCCGCCGGCGGCGACCTGGTCGACCGGGACGGCTACACCACGGCCGACGGCGTGCTGAACGGCGACGCCGCGCTCGACTGGGCGGGCTGGATGCAGGGCCTCGTCGCGGACGGCCACATCGCCGCGCGCTCCGGCGAGGACGCCACGGCCGACTTCGTCAACGGGAAGTCCGCGATCCTCTACAGCGGCTCGTGGGCGTACGACACGGTCACCGACGCGTTCGGCGACGACGCGGTGGTCATCCCGCCGGTCGACCTCGGCGAGGGCCCGGCCATCGGCGGCGGCTCCTGGCAGTGGGCGATGAGCGCGCAGTGCGAGGACGTCGACGGCGCGCGCGCCTACCTCGAGTTCAGCCACCAGGCCGAGTACGTGCAGGCGCTCGCGGAGGCGACGGGCACCATCCCCGCCACCGACGAGGCGGCCGCGGCGATGACGGACTACGCCGCCGGCGGCGCCAAGGAGGTGTTCCGGACGTTCTCGCAGGACTACGCGGTGGTGCGCCCGGTGACGCCCGCCTACCCGTACATCACGTCGGTGTTCCAGAAGGCGACGCAGGACATCCTGTCCGGCGGCGACCCGGCGACGATCCTCGACAAGGCCGTCTCCGACATCGACAACGACATCGCGCAGAACGGCGACTACGCCTTCTGA